From a single Populus nigra chromosome 18, ddPopNigr1.1, whole genome shotgun sequence genomic region:
- the LOC133678609 gene encoding actin-interacting protein 1-2-like yields the protein MTELAETYACVPSTERGRGILISGHPKTNKILYTNNRSILILNLDNPLDVSVYGEHGYQATVARYSPNGEWIASADVSGTVRIWGAYNDHVLKKEFKVLTGRIDDLQWSPDGLRIVASGDGKGKSLVRAFMWDSGTNVGEFDGHSRRVLSCAFKPTRPFRIVTCGEDFLVNFYEGPPFKFKSSHRDHSNFVNCVRFSPDGSKFISVSSDKKGILFDGKTGEKIGQISSEDGHKGSIYAVSWSPDGKQVLTVSADKSAKVWEICDDGSGKLTKTLTSSGSGGVDDMLVGCLWQNDHLVTVSLGGTISIFSASDLDKSPLKIAGHMKNVTSLSVLKNVPKTILSSSYDGLIIKWIQGIGYSSKLQRKENTQIKCLAAAEEEIVTSGFDNKIWRVRLLDDQCGDADSIDVGNQPKDISLALLCPELALVTIESGVVMLRGTKVVSTINLGFAVTASAIAPDGSEAIIGGLDGKLHIYSVTGDTLTEEAVLEKHRGAISVIRYSPDDSMFASGDLNREAVVWDRVSKEVKLKNMLYHTARINCLAWSPDSSMVATGSLDTCVIIYEIDKPASSRMTIKGAHLGGVYGLAFADDHSVVSSGEDACVRVWRVNPQ from the exons ATGACAGAGCTGGCAGAAACCTACGCTTGTGTTCCCTCAACAGAGCGAGGCAGGGGGATCCTAATTTCCGGTCAtccaaaaaccaataaaatcctCTACACAAACAACCGATCAATCCTCATCCTCAACCTTGACAACCCACTTGACGTCTCCGTCTATGGCGAGCACGGTTACCAAGCTACCGTCGCACGATACTCTCCCAATGGCGAGTGGATCGCCTCCGCTGATGTTTCTGGGACTGTCAGGATCTGGGGTGCTTACAATGATCATGTcttgaaaaaagaattcaaagtaCTTACTGGTCGGATCGATGATCTTCAGTGGTCACCTGATGGGTTGAGGATCGTTGCATCTGGGGATGGAAAAGGGAAGTCTCTTGTTCGTGCTTTTAT gtgGGATTCGGGGACTAATGTAGGGGAATTTGATGGGCATTCGAGGCGAGTTTTGAGTTGTGCATTTAAGCCAACCAGACCCTTTCGAATTGTGACGTGTGGTGAGGATTTCTTGGTTAATTTTTATGAAGGACCACCATTTAAATTCAAGTCATCTCACAG GGATCATTCAAATTTTGTGAATTGTGTACGGTTTTCTCCAGATGGTAGCAAGTTTATCAGTGTAAGTTCTGATAAGAAAGGCATACTGTTTGATGGAAAGACAGGAGAGAAGATTGGACAGATTTCTTCCGAGGATGGTCATAAGGGCAGCATTTATGCTGTTAGTTGGAGTCCTGATGGTAAACAG GTGCTGACAGTATCTGCTGACAAGTCTGCAAAAGTGTGGGAGATCTGTGATGATGGTAGTGGAAAGTTAACAAAAACTTTGACTTCTTCTGGCTCAGGTGGAGTGGATGACATGCTAGTTGGTTGCCTTTGGCAGAATGATCATCTTGTCACTGTTTCTCTTGGTGGGACAATTAGCATTTTCTCAGCTAGTGATCTTGATAAAAGTCCATTGAAAATAGCTGGTCATATGAAGAATGTTACTTCCTTATCCGTGCTTAAAAATGTCCCAAAGACTATACTGTCCAGCAGCTATGATGGCTTGATAATTAAATGGATTCAAGGCATTGGATACAGTAGCAAATTACAGAGGAAGGAGAATACTCAGATTAAATGCTTAGCTGCTGCTGAAGAAGAGATTGTCACATCTGGTTTTGATAATAAG aTATGGAGAGTTCGTTTGCTTGATGACCAATGTGGAGATGCAGATTCCATCGACGTGGGAAACCAACCAAAAGACATTAGTCTTGCCCTTCTCTGCCCTGAGCTTGCTTTGGTCACGATTGAGTCAGGTGTTGTCATGCTTCGTGGTACAAAAGTTGTGTCAACCATCAATCTTGGCTTTGCTGTGACGGCATCTGCAATTGCACCTGATGGAAGTGAAGCAATCATAGGGGGGCTGGATGGAAAATTGCACATATATTCAGTCACAGGTGATACACTCACAGAAGAAGCAGTCCTCGAGAAACATCGTGGTGCTATCAGTGTCATCCGTTATTCTCCAGATGATTCAATGTTTGCATCGGGTGATTTAAATAGGGAAGCTGTAGTTTGGGATCGTGTCTCCAAAGAG GTGAAGCTTAAAAACATGTTGTACCACACTGCCCGCATAAACTGTCTTGCTTGGTCTCCTGATAGCAGCATGGTTGCTACTGGATCACTTGACACCTGTGTCATCATATATGAAATCGACAAGCCAGCATCTAGTCGGATGACCATAAAGGGAGCTCACCTGGGTGGAGTTTATGGTTTAGCTTTTGCTGATGATCATAGTGTAGTAAGTTCTGGTGAGGATGCTTGTGTTCGTGTTTGGAGGGTAAATCCACAGTGA
- the LOC133678084 gene encoding beta-glucosidase 44-like isoform X1 codes for MRAEALPFLIFCLSIVQCFFHAAESNGASEKPETVSFETAGGLRHSFPKGFVFGTATSAYQVEGMAEKDGRGPSIWDEFVKIPGIVANNATGEVAVDQYHHYKEDVDIMKMLNFDAYRFSISWSRIFPDGTGKVNWLGVAYYNRLIDYMIEKGITPYANLYHYDLPLALEKKYKGLLSYQVVKDFADYADFCFKTFGDRVKNWMTFNEPRVVAALGYDNGLFAPGRCSKAFGNCTAGDSATEPYIVAHHLILSHAAAVQRYREKYQEKQKGRIGILLDFVYYEPLTSSKADNLAAQRARDFHIGWFIHPIVYGEYPKTMQNIVGNRLPQFTKEEVKMVKGSMDFVGINQYTTFYMYDPHQPKPKYLGYQQDWNVGFAYKKNGVPIGPRENSNWLYNVPWGMYKAVMYIKERYGNPTIILSENGMDDPGNFTRSKALHDTTRIGYFKAYLTQLKKAADEGANLAGYFAWSLLDNFEWRSGYTSRFGIVYVDYTNLKRYPKMSAYWFKKLLERNKH; via the exons ATGAGAGCCGAGGCATTGCCATTCTTGATATTCTGTCTCAGTATTGTTCAGTGTTTCTTCCATGCAGCAGAATCCAATGGAGCCTCAGAGAAGCCTGAGACCGTTAGTTTTGAAACAGCAGGAGGGCTGAGACACAGCTTCCCTAAGGGGTTTGTCTTTGGAACTGCTACTTCTGCTTATCAAGTTGAAGGCATGGCTGAGAAGGATGGTCGCGGGCCTAGCATTTGGGATGAATTTGTTAAAATTCCTG GGATCGTTGCCAATAATGCCACAGGGGAAGTGGCAGTGGACCAGTATCACCACTACAAG GAAGACGTAGATATCATGAAAATGTTGAACTTCGATGCATACCGGTTCTCGATTTCATGGTCCAGAATTTTCCCTG ATGGAACTGGAAAAGTGAATTGGTTGGGAGTTGCATACTACAACAGGTTGATCGACTACATGATAGAAAAAG GCATTACTCCATATGCGAATCTTTATCACTATGATCTTCCCCTAGCACTTGAGAAGAAGTATAAAGGATTGCTGAGTTACCAAGTAGT GAAAGACTTTGCTGATTATGCAGACTTCTGTTTCAAGACCTTTGGAGACCGAGTGAAGAATTGGATGACATTCAATGAACCCAGAGTGGTAGCTGCACTTGGATATGATAATGGATTATTTGCTCCTGGCAGGTGTTCCAAAGCATTCGGGAACTGTACAGCCGGCGACTCTGCAACAGAGCCTTATATTGTTgctcatcatttgattttatctcATGCAGCCGCAGTTCAGAGATACCGCGAGAAGTATCAA gaaaaacaaaagggaaggaTTGGGATTCTCTTGGATTTTGTTTATTACGAACCTCTTACCAGCTCAAAAGCTGACAACTTAGCAGCTCAAAGAGCAAGAGACTTTCACATTGGATG GTTTATCCATCCTATTGTGTATGGTGAATATCcaaaaacaatgcaaaataTTGTCGGGAATAGACTACCCCAGTTTACAAAAGAAGAAGTTAAGATGGTGAAGGGCTCAATGGATTTTGTGGGCATCAACCAATATACAACTTTCTACATGTATGATCCTCATCAGCCTAAACCGAAGTACTTGGGCTACCAGCAAGATTGGAATGTTGGATTTGCTT ATAAGAAGAATGGAGTGCCAATTGGTCCAAGA GAAAATTCTAATTGGCTGTACAATGTACCATGGGGTATGTACAAGGCTGTGATGTACATAAAAGAGCGCTATGGCAACCCTACAATTATACTATCTGAAAATG ggATGGATGATCCTGGTAATTTCACCCGTTCGAAAGCATTACACGACACCACTAGAATTGGCTACTTTAAGGCCTATTTGACTCAGCTGAAGAAGGCAGCTGATGAAGGAGCCAATTTAGCTGGTTACTTTGCATGGTCATTGCTTGACAACTTTGAATGGAGGTCAGGCTACACTTCAAGGTTCGGCATAGTATATGTTGATTACACCAACCTAAAGAGGTACCCCAAAATGTCTGCCTATTGGTTCAAGAAACTACTGGAGCGGAACAAACACTAA
- the LOC133678084 gene encoding beta-glucosidase 44-like isoform X2 gives MRAEALPFLIFCLSIVQCFFHAAESNGASEKPETVSFETAGGLRHSFPKGFVFGTATSAYQVEGMAEKDGRGPSIWDEFVKIPGIVANNATGEVAVDQYHHYKEDVDIMKMLNFDAYRFSISWSRIFPDGTGKVNWLGVAYYNRLIDYMIEKGITPYANLYHYDLPLALEKKYKGLLSYQVVKDFADYADFCFKTFGDRVKNWMTFNEPRVVAALGYDNGLFAPGRCSKAFGNCTAGDSATEPYIVAHHLILSHAAAVQRYREKYQEKQKGRIGILLDFVYYEPLTSSKADNLAAQRARDFHIGWFIHPIVYGEYPKTMQNIVGNRLPQFTKEEVKMVKGSMDFVGINQYTTFYMYDPHQPKPKYLGYQQDWNVGFAYKKNGVPIGPRENSNWLYNVPWGMYKAVMYIKERYGNPTIILSENATRISISVSALISQAQKLQIAMQTCRCSPRLWWTTIAQLLLTLLPHSLISNPHLNTNFSVAYFRISMKGS, from the exons ATGAGAGCCGAGGCATTGCCATTCTTGATATTCTGTCTCAGTATTGTTCAGTGTTTCTTCCATGCAGCAGAATCCAATGGAGCCTCAGAGAAGCCTGAGACCGTTAGTTTTGAAACAGCAGGAGGGCTGAGACACAGCTTCCCTAAGGGGTTTGTCTTTGGAACTGCTACTTCTGCTTATCAAGTTGAAGGCATGGCTGAGAAGGATGGTCGCGGGCCTAGCATTTGGGATGAATTTGTTAAAATTCCTG GGATCGTTGCCAATAATGCCACAGGGGAAGTGGCAGTGGACCAGTATCACCACTACAAG GAAGACGTAGATATCATGAAAATGTTGAACTTCGATGCATACCGGTTCTCGATTTCATGGTCCAGAATTTTCCCTG ATGGAACTGGAAAAGTGAATTGGTTGGGAGTTGCATACTACAACAGGTTGATCGACTACATGATAGAAAAAG GCATTACTCCATATGCGAATCTTTATCACTATGATCTTCCCCTAGCACTTGAGAAGAAGTATAAAGGATTGCTGAGTTACCAAGTAGT GAAAGACTTTGCTGATTATGCAGACTTCTGTTTCAAGACCTTTGGAGACCGAGTGAAGAATTGGATGACATTCAATGAACCCAGAGTGGTAGCTGCACTTGGATATGATAATGGATTATTTGCTCCTGGCAGGTGTTCCAAAGCATTCGGGAACTGTACAGCCGGCGACTCTGCAACAGAGCCTTATATTGTTgctcatcatttgattttatctcATGCAGCCGCAGTTCAGAGATACCGCGAGAAGTATCAA gaaaaacaaaagggaaggaTTGGGATTCTCTTGGATTTTGTTTATTACGAACCTCTTACCAGCTCAAAAGCTGACAACTTAGCAGCTCAAAGAGCAAGAGACTTTCACATTGGATG GTTTATCCATCCTATTGTGTATGGTGAATATCcaaaaacaatgcaaaataTTGTCGGGAATAGACTACCCCAGTTTACAAAAGAAGAAGTTAAGATGGTGAAGGGCTCAATGGATTTTGTGGGCATCAACCAATATACAACTTTCTACATGTATGATCCTCATCAGCCTAAACCGAAGTACTTGGGCTACCAGCAAGATTGGAATGTTGGATTTGCTT ATAAGAAGAATGGAGTGCCAATTGGTCCAAGA GAAAATTCTAATTGGCTGTACAATGTACCATGGGGTATGTACAAGGCTGTGATGTACATAAAAGAGCGCTATGGCAACCCTACAATTATACTATCTGAAAATG CAACCAGGATATCGATCTCAGTCTCAGCTCTCATTAGCCAGGCTCAGAAACTGCAAATAGCCATGCAGACATGCAGATGCAGTCCTCGTCTTTGGTGGACAACAATAGCGCAACTTCTACTGACCTTGCTACCTCACAGTTTGATCTCAAATCCACATCTTAATACCAATTTCTCAGTGGCCTATTTCAGAATTTCGATGAAAGGTTCCTAA
- the LOC133678084 gene encoding beta-glucosidase 44-like isoform X3, whose amino-acid sequence MPTNMKIYHIEDVDIMKMLNFDAYRFSISWSRIFPDGTGKVNWLGVAYYNRLIDYMIEKGITPYANLYHYDLPLALEKKYKGLLSYQVVKDFADYADFCFKTFGDRVKNWMTFNEPRVVAALGYDNGLFAPGRCSKAFGNCTAGDSATEPYIVAHHLILSHAAAVQRYREKYQEKQKGRIGILLDFVYYEPLTSSKADNLAAQRARDFHIGWFIHPIVYGEYPKTMQNIVGNRLPQFTKEEVKMVKGSMDFVGINQYTTFYMYDPHQPKPKYLGYQQDWNVGFAYKKNGVPIGPRENSNWLYNVPWGMYKAVMYIKERYGNPTIILSENGMDDPGNFTRSKALHDTTRIGYFKAYLTQLKKAADEGANLAGYFAWSLLDNFEWRSGYTSRFGIVYVDYTNLKRYPKMSAYWFKKLLERNKH is encoded by the exons ATGCCCACAAATATGAAAATCTACCATATT GAAGACGTAGATATCATGAAAATGTTGAACTTCGATGCATACCGGTTCTCGATTTCATGGTCCAGAATTTTCCCTG ATGGAACTGGAAAAGTGAATTGGTTGGGAGTTGCATACTACAACAGGTTGATCGACTACATGATAGAAAAAG GCATTACTCCATATGCGAATCTTTATCACTATGATCTTCCCCTAGCACTTGAGAAGAAGTATAAAGGATTGCTGAGTTACCAAGTAGT GAAAGACTTTGCTGATTATGCAGACTTCTGTTTCAAGACCTTTGGAGACCGAGTGAAGAATTGGATGACATTCAATGAACCCAGAGTGGTAGCTGCACTTGGATATGATAATGGATTATTTGCTCCTGGCAGGTGTTCCAAAGCATTCGGGAACTGTACAGCCGGCGACTCTGCAACAGAGCCTTATATTGTTgctcatcatttgattttatctcATGCAGCCGCAGTTCAGAGATACCGCGAGAAGTATCAA gaaaaacaaaagggaaggaTTGGGATTCTCTTGGATTTTGTTTATTACGAACCTCTTACCAGCTCAAAAGCTGACAACTTAGCAGCTCAAAGAGCAAGAGACTTTCACATTGGATG GTTTATCCATCCTATTGTGTATGGTGAATATCcaaaaacaatgcaaaataTTGTCGGGAATAGACTACCCCAGTTTACAAAAGAAGAAGTTAAGATGGTGAAGGGCTCAATGGATTTTGTGGGCATCAACCAATATACAACTTTCTACATGTATGATCCTCATCAGCCTAAACCGAAGTACTTGGGCTACCAGCAAGATTGGAATGTTGGATTTGCTT ATAAGAAGAATGGAGTGCCAATTGGTCCAAGA GAAAATTCTAATTGGCTGTACAATGTACCATGGGGTATGTACAAGGCTGTGATGTACATAAAAGAGCGCTATGGCAACCCTACAATTATACTATCTGAAAATG ggATGGATGATCCTGGTAATTTCACCCGTTCGAAAGCATTACACGACACCACTAGAATTGGCTACTTTAAGGCCTATTTGACTCAGCTGAAGAAGGCAGCTGATGAAGGAGCCAATTTAGCTGGTTACTTTGCATGGTCATTGCTTGACAACTTTGAATGGAGGTCAGGCTACACTTCAAGGTTCGGCATAGTATATGTTGATTACACCAACCTAAAGAGGTACCCCAAAATGTCTGCCTATTGGTTCAAGAAACTACTGGAGCGGAACAAACACTAA
- the LOC133678084 gene encoding beta-glucosidase 44-like isoform X4, whose protein sequence is MKMLNFDAYRFSISWSRIFPDGTGKVNWLGVAYYNRLIDYMIEKGITPYANLYHYDLPLALEKKYKGLLSYQVVKDFADYADFCFKTFGDRVKNWMTFNEPRVVAALGYDNGLFAPGRCSKAFGNCTAGDSATEPYIVAHHLILSHAAAVQRYREKYQEKQKGRIGILLDFVYYEPLTSSKADNLAAQRARDFHIGWFIHPIVYGEYPKTMQNIVGNRLPQFTKEEVKMVKGSMDFVGINQYTTFYMYDPHQPKPKYLGYQQDWNVGFAYKKNGVPIGPRENSNWLYNVPWGMYKAVMYIKERYGNPTIILSENGMDDPGNFTRSKALHDTTRIGYFKAYLTQLKKAADEGANLAGYFAWSLLDNFEWRSGYTSRFGIVYVDYTNLKRYPKMSAYWFKKLLERNKH, encoded by the exons ATGAAAATGTTGAACTTCGATGCATACCGGTTCTCGATTTCATGGTCCAGAATTTTCCCTG ATGGAACTGGAAAAGTGAATTGGTTGGGAGTTGCATACTACAACAGGTTGATCGACTACATGATAGAAAAAG GCATTACTCCATATGCGAATCTTTATCACTATGATCTTCCCCTAGCACTTGAGAAGAAGTATAAAGGATTGCTGAGTTACCAAGTAGT GAAAGACTTTGCTGATTATGCAGACTTCTGTTTCAAGACCTTTGGAGACCGAGTGAAGAATTGGATGACATTCAATGAACCCAGAGTGGTAGCTGCACTTGGATATGATAATGGATTATTTGCTCCTGGCAGGTGTTCCAAAGCATTCGGGAACTGTACAGCCGGCGACTCTGCAACAGAGCCTTATATTGTTgctcatcatttgattttatctcATGCAGCCGCAGTTCAGAGATACCGCGAGAAGTATCAA gaaaaacaaaagggaaggaTTGGGATTCTCTTGGATTTTGTTTATTACGAACCTCTTACCAGCTCAAAAGCTGACAACTTAGCAGCTCAAAGAGCAAGAGACTTTCACATTGGATG GTTTATCCATCCTATTGTGTATGGTGAATATCcaaaaacaatgcaaaataTTGTCGGGAATAGACTACCCCAGTTTACAAAAGAAGAAGTTAAGATGGTGAAGGGCTCAATGGATTTTGTGGGCATCAACCAATATACAACTTTCTACATGTATGATCCTCATCAGCCTAAACCGAAGTACTTGGGCTACCAGCAAGATTGGAATGTTGGATTTGCTT ATAAGAAGAATGGAGTGCCAATTGGTCCAAGA GAAAATTCTAATTGGCTGTACAATGTACCATGGGGTATGTACAAGGCTGTGATGTACATAAAAGAGCGCTATGGCAACCCTACAATTATACTATCTGAAAATG ggATGGATGATCCTGGTAATTTCACCCGTTCGAAAGCATTACACGACACCACTAGAATTGGCTACTTTAAGGCCTATTTGACTCAGCTGAAGAAGGCAGCTGATGAAGGAGCCAATTTAGCTGGTTACTTTGCATGGTCATTGCTTGACAACTTTGAATGGAGGTCAGGCTACACTTCAAGGTTCGGCATAGTATATGTTGATTACACCAACCTAAAGAGGTACCCCAAAATGTCTGCCTATTGGTTCAAGAAACTACTGGAGCGGAACAAACACTAA
- the LOC133677811 gene encoding alpha-dioxygenase 2: protein MAFSLSSSSFIHPQLRHIVYKMNLFDTLLFFVIHFVDKLGLWHRLPVLLGLAYMGIRRHLHQRYNLLHVGGINGQKYETEEFSYRTADGKCNHPSDDIIGSQGTFFGRNMLPANSRYGLLDPHPTVVANKLLARNKFIDNGKQFNMIACSWIQFMIHDWIDHMEDTQQVELKAPDKIADGCPLKSFKFYKTKKVSTGSPYMKTGSLNTRTPWWDGSVIYGNNEDGMRKVREFKDGRLRIAEDIGLLEHDEKGIPISGDVRNCWAGFSLLQALFVKEHNAVCDMLKENYPDFDDEKLYQHARLVTSAVLAKIHTIDWTVELLRTDTLLAGMRINWYGFLGKKIKDLFGHFGGPVLSGLVGLRRPRDHGVPYSLTEEFVSVYRMHSLLPDKLILRDIHSTASEYECPPVVKEVPMREMAGKDGERRLSEVGMEQMLVSMGHQACGAVKLWNYPSWMRNLVAHDINGEDRPDQVDMAAMEIYRDRERGVARYNEFRRNLLMIPISNWEDLTDDEEVIEALRDVYGNDVEKLDLLIGLHAEKKIKGFAISETAFFIFLLIASRRLEADRFFTTNFNSRTYTEKGLEWVNKTETLKDVIDRHFPGMTKKWMKCTSAFSVWDSEPNQTTYVPLYLRPAP from the exons ATGGCATTCTCTCTATCCTCTTCCTCCTTCATTCATCCTCAGCTAAGGCATATTGTTTACAAGATGAATCTTTTTGACACTCTGTTGTTCTTT GTTATACATTTCGTGGACAAGCTGGGGTTATGGCACAGATTACCAGTACTTTTGGGACTTGCTTATATGGGAATTAGAAGGCATCTGCACCAACGTTACAATCTCTTGCATGTCGGAGGAATCAATGGTCAGAAATATGAGACTGAAGAGTTTTCTTATCGAACGGCTGATGGAAAATGCAATCACCCCAGTGATGACATTATTGGAAGCCAAGGAACTTTTTTTGGTCGCAACATGCTCCCAGCAAATTCAAGATATGGG TTGCTGGATCCTCATCCAACAGTTGTGGCCAATAAGCTTTTGGCAAGGAATAAGTTCATAGACAATGGGAAGCAATTCAACATGATAGCCTGCTCATGGATACAATTCATGATTCATGACTGGATTGATCATATGGAGGACACCCAACAG GTTGAACTTAAAGCACCCGATAAAATAGCAGATGGGTGTCCATTGAAGTCATTCAAATTCTACAAGACAAAGAAAGTTTCAACAGGTTCACCATACATGAAGACTGGATCTCTAAACACAAGGACTCCTTGGTG GGATGGAAGTGTAATTTATGGGAATAATGAGGATGGGATGAGAAAAGTTAGGGAATTCAAAGATGGGAGATTAAGGATTGCAGAAGATATTGGACTTCTTGAGCACGATGAGAAAGGGATTCCCATCTCAGGAGATGTCAGGAATTGCTGGGCAGGCTTTTCTTTATTACAAGccttatttgtcaaagaacaTAACGCTGTCTGTGACATGCTTAAA GAAAATTACCctgattttgatgatgaaaaGCTGTATCAACATGCCAGATTGGTTACTTCAGCTGTCCTTGCCAAAATTCACACCATTGATTGGACTGTAGAACTCCTTAGGACTGATACTCTCCTTGCAGGGATGAGGATCAACTG GTATGGATTTTTGGGGAAGAAAATTAAGGATTTATTTGGGCACTTTGGTGGCCCAGTTCTGAGTGGATTGGTTGGTCTTAGGCGACCAAGAGATCATGGAGTTCCCTATTCACTGACCGAAGAGTTCGTGAGTGTCTACAGAATGCATTCACTACTGCCTGACAAACTCATCCTGAGAGACATCCATTCCACAGCTTCAGAATATGAATGCCCTCCAGTAGTTAAAGA GGTGCCGATGAGGGAAATGGCTGGAAAAGATGGGGAGAGAAGATTGTCAGAAGTAGGAATGGAGCAGATGCTGGTATCGATGGGTCATCAGGCATGTGGAGCTGTCAAATTGTGGAACTATCCATCATGGATGAGAAACCTTGTTGCTCATGATATTAATGGAGAAGACAGGCCAGATCAAGTTGATATGGCTGCTATGGAAA TTTATAGAGATAGGGAGAGAGGAGTTGCTCGTTACAACGAATTCAGAAGGAACTTACTGATGATTCCGATTAGCAACTGGGAAGATTTGACAGATGATGAAGAAGTTATAGAAGCTCTTCGCGATGTGTATGGAAATGATGTCGAAAAACTAGATTTGCTGATAGGCTTACAtgcagaaaagaaaatcaaaggctTTGCGATAAGCGAGActgctttcttcatctttttactTATTGCCTCGAG GAGGCTAGAAGCTGATCGTTTCTTCACCACCAATTTCAACTCTCGAACCTACACAGAGAAAGGCCTCGAATGGGTTAACAAGACAGAGACCCTTAAAGACGTGATCGATCGCCATTTCCCTGGTATGACAAAGAAATGGATGAAGTGTACGAGTGCATTCTCAGTCTGGGATTCAGAACCTAATCAAACAACCTACGTTCCCCTGTATCTAAGACCAGCCCCATGA